One stretch of Muribaculum intestinale DNA includes these proteins:
- a CDS encoding GlsB/YeaQ/YmgE family stress response membrane protein, translating to MSFIWYILIGIASGFVAGKLMRGGGFGLVVNLIVGIIGGVLGGWLFGLVGITAGGIIGSLITSVVGAVVLLWIVGILSRSTGH from the coding sequence ATGAGTTTCATCTGGTACATATTAATAGGTATTGCCTCCGGATTTGTAGCCGGCAAACTTATGCGTGGCGGTGGTTTCGGACTGGTGGTGAATCTTATTGTAGGCATTATAGGCGGCGTGCTCGGAGGATGGCTTTTCGGGCTGGTCGGAATTACTGCCGGTGGAATAATCGGGAGTCTGATTACCTCCGTTGTGGGTGCGGTAGTGCTGTTGTGGATTGTAGGAATCCTGAGCCGATCGACGGGACATTGA